The Thermus islandicus DSM 21543 genomic interval CTTATCCCCATCGTGACCCTGGTGGGCCTGGCCATCCCGGGGGTGCTGGGTGGGGCCACCATCACCGAGACCATCTTCAGCTATCCGGGCATGGGCCGGGCCATCTTTGATGCCCTGGTGGAAAAGGACTACAACGTGGCCATGGCGGCTTTGGCCTTTTTGGCCTTGATGACGGCTCTCTTCAACCTTCTCGCTGACCTGGCCTATGCGGTGGTGGACCCTCGGATCCGCTACAGCTAGAGGTGGGGCATGGCGACGGTAACTGCAAAACCTCAGTCTAGAACCTTCTTTGGCCTCTTTTGGCGCCGCTTCCGCCGCCACCGGATGGCCATGGCCAGCCTGGTGGTGATCCTCCTGCTGATCCTCATGGCGATCTTCGCCCCCTGGCTTGCGCCCTACGACCCTACGGCCCAGCCCACGGGGGCGGACGTGGGCCAGTATTACTTCAACCCCCCTTCCCGGGAACACCTCCTGGGTACGGACGACCTGGGCCGGGATGTGCTTTCCCGCATCATCTATGGGTCCAGGATCTCCCTTCTTGTGGGCTTTGCCGTGGCCTTCTCCAGCGTGGTCCTGGGGACGGTCATGGGCACCCTAGCGGGGTACTTTTCCGGGCGGCCCCTGCGCTTTTACCTAGGTCCTTTGCGCCGGGAAAAGGAGGGGTTTTACCCTTGGACCTTCGCGGTGTGGCGGATCCTCTCCTGGTTCCTTTACTACGGGGCGATCTACCTGGCCCTTTCCATCGCCTGGGCCCTGGCGGAAGACGGGATGAGGGCAGGGCGCCTGGGGAGCTACCTGGGCTTTGGCCTGGCCCTGGCCTTGGGGCTCTACGCCGCCTGGTACGGCCTCAAGGGGCAGATCCGCCTGGACCTGGACGTGGCCATTAGCCGCCTCATTGACTTCATGCTCACCATTCCTACCCTGCCCCTGCTCCTTGTCCTCTCGGCCCTCCTCCGCGACCCCGGGGTCAAGGTGGGCCAGTGGGCCCAGGGGGTGTTTGGGGATGCCGCCAGCGTCTTCGTCATCATCGCCATTCTGGTCCTCTTCGGCTGGCTGGGAACGGCGCGGCTGGTGCGGGGGAACATCCTCTCCCTCAGGGAGCAGGACTACGCCACCGCGGCCCAGGCCTTGGGGGCCACGGACCTCCGCATCATGTTCCGCCACCTGGTGCCCAACACCCTGGCCCCCCTGATCGTCCAGGCCACCCTGCAGGTCGGCGGGGCCATCCTCACCGAGGCGGCGCTTTCCTTCCTGGGCTTCGGCATCCAGCCCCCTGTGGCCACCTGGGGCAACATGCTGACGAACGCCCAGGAGTACATCTTCACCGCACCCTGGCTGGCCCTGCCCCCTGGGTTCATGATCTTCGTCACGGTGCTGGCCTTCAACTACCTAGGGGACGGCCTCCGGGATGCCCTTGACCCGCGAAGCCGGCTCTAATAGCACCCCATTTTCAGGGGGTTTAGGGCCTGAGCTTGGCCTCGGGGTAAGCAGCTTCCACAAAGTAGAGGCCGTGGGCCGGGGCGCTGGGGCCGGCCAGGCGGCGGTCCCCGCTCTCCAAGACGGCCCTTAGGCTTTCCGGGGGCCGCTTTCCCAGCCCCACCTCCAGCAGCGTGCCCACCATGCCCCTCACCTGGCCCCGGAGAAAGCTCGTGCCCTTGAAGTAGAACCGCACCTCGAGCCCAGCCTCCCCCTCGGCCTCCTCGAGGCGGGCCTCCAGAAGCTCCCGCACTCCCTGGCGCCCCTCTTCCTTGGCGAAGCCCAGGAAGTTGTGCCGCCCGAGGAGGAGGGGGAGGGCCTCCCGGATGGCGGCGAGGTCTAGGGGCCGCCTTACCCAGAGGGCCCGGTGGCGGAGGAGGGGGGAAGGGTGGGGCCTCACGAGGACTCGGTAGAGGTAGGCCCGCCAGAGGGCGTCCTTACGGGCGTGGAAATCGGGGGCCACCTCCCTTGCGCCCACCACCTTCAGGTCCTCGGGGAGGAGGCGGTTCAGGGCCTCGGGCACCTTCTCCACCGGGATTTTGCCCTCCACGTCCACGTGAAAGGGCATGGCCAGGGCGTGCACCCCGGCGTCGGTGCGCCCCGCAGCCACGGCCTTGGCCAAGGCCCCGATGCCGGGAAGGGCTCCTTCCAGCTCCCCCTGCACGGTGCGCAGGCCTGGTCCCTGCCGCTGGAGCCCGGCGAAGTGGGTGCCGTCGTACTCGGTAAGGAGGAGGAGGCGGCGCACGGGCGCGGGTTAGTCCGTCCCCACGGGGGCCCGGGGGGTAGGCCCTTCCAGGGCCACCCCTTCCCCCACCACCTTAAGCCCCACCCGGTCCCCCGTCCGGTAAGGGGCGGCGGGGCTTTCCTGCACCAAGAGCTCCCGTTCGGGGGCCGAGAGGAGGCGGATCCGGTAGGTGAGGTCGTGCCCCTTGAACTCCCGGGCCACCACCTCCCCCTGGGGGCCTTCCCCGGGAGGCTGAAGCTTCAGGGCCTCGGGGCGGAGGGAGAGGAGGAGGGGCCCGAAGGCGGGCTCGGCCAGGGGTACGGGGCCTAAGCAGGTTTCCGCCCAGCGCCCCTTCCCCTCCCCGGGGAGGAGGTTGGTCCGCCCCAGGAACTGGGCCACAAAGGGGGTTTTGGGCCGGAGGTAGACCTCCTCGGGGGTGCCCACCTGCAGCAGCCTCCCTCCCCGCATGACCCCCAGGCGGTCGGCGAAGGAGAGGGCCTCCTCCTGGTCGTGGGTCACCAGGAGGGCCGTGGTGCCCGCCTCCTTCAGCACCTTG includes:
- a CDS encoding ABC transporter permease; amino-acid sequence: MATVTAKPQSRTFFGLFWRRFRRHRMAMASLVVILLLILMAIFAPWLAPYDPTAQPTGADVGQYYFNPPSREHLLGTDDLGRDVLSRIIYGSRISLLVGFAVAFSSVVLGTVMGTLAGYFSGRPLRFYLGPLRREKEGFYPWTFAVWRILSWFLYYGAIYLALSIAWALAEDGMRAGRLGSYLGFGLALALGLYAAWYGLKGQIRLDLDVAISRLIDFMLTIPTLPLLLVLSALLRDPGVKVGQWAQGVFGDAASVFVIIAILVLFGWLGTARLVRGNILSLREQDYATAAQALGATDLRIMFRHLVPNTLAPLIVQATLQVGGAILTEAALSFLGFGIQPPVATWGNMLTNAQEYIFTAPWLALPPGFMIFVTVLAFNYLGDGLRDALDPRSRL
- the truA gene encoding tRNA pseudouridine(38-40) synthase TruA, encoding MRRLLLLTEYDGTHFAGLQRQGPGLRTVQGELEGALPGIGALAKAVAAGRTDAGVHALAMPFHVDVEGKIPVEKVPEALNRLLPEDLKVVGAREVAPDFHARKDALWRAYLYRVLVRPHPSPLLRHRALWVRRPLDLAAIREALPLLLGRHNFLGFAKEEGRQGVRELLEARLEEAEGEAGLEVRFYFKGTSFLRGQVRGMVGTLLEVGLGKRPPESLRAVLESGDRRLAGPSAPAHGLYFVEAAYPEAKLRP
- a CDS encoding ABC transporter ATP-binding protein, translated to MERAPLLELQGVRKRFGKHEVLQGINLEVYPGEILALLGPSGCGKTTLLRVIAGLEGPDAGRVLLEGREITHLPPERRGIGFVFQDYALFPHLTALGNVAFGLKGEDRWERAKRALERVGMTLFQDRKPGELSGGQQQRVALARALAPGPRLVLLDEPFSSLDAGLRAATREEVRKVLKEAGTTALLVTHDQEEALSFADRLGVMRGGRLLQVGTPEEVYLRPKTPFVAQFLGRTNLLPGEGKGRWAETCLGPVPLAEPAFGPLLLSLRPEALKLQPPGEGPQGEVVAREFKGHDLTYRIRLLSAPERELLVQESPAAPYRTGDRVGLKVVGEGVALEGPTPRAPVGTD